One part of the Solanum dulcamara chromosome 3, daSolDulc1.2, whole genome shotgun sequence genome encodes these proteins:
- the LOC129883390 gene encoding cysteine-rich and transmembrane domain-containing protein WIH2-like yields the protein MSYYNQQQAPVGVPPPQGYPPEGYSKDAYPPPGYPQQGYPQQGYPPQGYPPQYAPQYGAPPPQQHHQSSSSTGLMQGCLAALCCCCLLDACF from the exons ATGAGTTACTACAATCAGCAACAGGCCCCTGTTGGTGTACCTCCACCACAAG GATATCCACCTGAAGGTTACTCAAAAGATGCATACCCACCACCAGGGTACCCACAACAGGGTTACCCTCAACAAGGTTATCCACCTCAAGGGTACCCTCCCCAGTATGCACCTCAGTATGGTGCTCCACCTCCTCAACAACATCATCAATCATCTAGTAGCACTGGATTAATGCAAGGATG TTTGGCTGCTCTGTGCTGTTGCTGTCTCTTGGATGCATGCTTTTGA
- the LOC129883389 gene encoding cysteine-rich and transmembrane domain-containing protein WIH2-like gives MSYYNQQQPPVGVPPPQGYPPEGYPKDAYPPPGYPQQGYPPQGYPPQYAPQYGAPPPHQQQQQSGGTGFMEGCLAALCCCCLLDACF, from the exons ATGAGTTACtacaatcaacaacaaccccCTGTTGGTGTACCTCCACCACAAg GATATCCACCTGAAGGCTACCCAAAAGATGCATACCCACCACCAGGGTACCCACAACAGGGTTACCCACCTCAAGGGTACCCTCCCCAGTATGCCCCTCAGTATGGTGCTCCACCCcctcatcaacaacaacaacaatctggGGGCACTGGTTTCATGGAAGGATG TTTGGCTGCTCTGTGCTGTTGCTGTCTCTTGGATGCATGCTTTTGA
- the LOC129883388 gene encoding probably inactive leucine-rich repeat receptor-like protein kinase At3g28040: MRSFSPFLVLILHVGLLYGSLLADDTTMQLNDDVLGLIVFKSTLLDPYSKLLSWNEDDNSPCAWEFIKCNPMNGRVTELNLNGLSLSGKIGRGLEKLQSLKVLSMSNNNFTGAISPELALLTNLENLNFSHNGLSGNIPGSFSNMTSLQFLDLSENSLSGPVSDIMFDNCGDSLRYLSLSGNFLEGAFPKTVSKCTSLNHLNLSRNHFSGDPGFSGGIWGLTRLRTLDLSHNDLSGLVPIGVSVLHQLKEFLLQGNHFSGDLPADIGFCPHLNRLDLSNNQFTGQIPMSLQKVNVLSFLSLSNNLINGDFPQWISNMSSLEYLDFSGNSLQGALPDSIGNLKMLKYLSLSGNKLSGNIPNSMVYCSSLSTIRIKENALTGSIPEGLFGIGLEEADFSRNELTGSIPPGSGKFFESLQILDLSGNNLTGNIPAEVGLFSKLRYLNLSWNNFQSRLPPEVGYFQNLTVLDLRHSALVGSIPGDICDSGSLGILQLDGNSFTGPIPDEIGNCSSLYLLSLSHNNLSGSIPRSLSMLKKLKILKLEYNQLSGEIPQELSKLENLLAVNISYNRLVGRLPMSSIFQNLDQSSLEGNLGICSPLLKGPCKMNVPKPLVLDPYAYGNQMGGQNRDDGTSRSNSKSFKHHRFLSVSSIVAISAAAVIAVGVMIITLLNASVRRRITFVDNALESMCSSSSKSGSLATGKLVLLDTKSSPDWANSSLESILNKASQIGEGVFGTVYKAPLGGEGRIVAIKKLVTSKILQYPEDFDREVRVLAKARHQNLISLRGYYWTPQLQLLVSDYAPEGSLQAILHERPSSLSSPLLSWSTRFKIVLGTAKGLAHLHHAFRPAIIHYNIKPSNILLDENFNPKISDFGLARLVTKLDKHMISNRFQSALGYVAPELACQSLRVNEKCDVYGFGMLILEIVTGRRPVEYGEDNVLILNDHVRVLLEQGNVLECVDPSMDTYPEEEVLPVLKLALVCTSQIPSSRPSMAEVVQILQVIKTPVPQRMETY; the protein is encoded by the exons ATGAGATCTTTTAGTCCTTTTTTAGTTCTAATACTTCATGTTGGCTTATTGTATGGATCTTTATTAGCTGATGATACTACTATGCAACTTAATGACGATGTTTTAGGCCTCATTGTGTTCAAATCAACTCTTCTTGATCCTTACTCAAAACTCTTATCATGGAATGAAGATGATAACTCTCCTTGTGCATGGGAGTTCATCAAATGCAATCCAATGAATGGTAGAGTCACTGAGCTCAACTTAAATGGCTTGAGTTTATCAGGAAAGATTGGTAGGGGGCTCGAGAAGTTGCAATCTTTAAAGGTGCTATCTATGTCAAACAACAACTTCACTGGTGCAATTAGCCCTGAGTTAGCCTTGCTGACAAATCTTGAAAATCTCAACTTCAGTCATAATGGCTTATCAGGGAATATCCCTGGATCTTTTTCGAATATGACATCTTTACAGTTTCTTGATCTGTCTGAGAATTCGTTATCTGGACCTGTCTCTGATATCATGTTTGATAACTGTGGTGATTCGCTACGTTATCTTTCTCTATCTGGGAATTTTCTTGAAGGTGCATTTCCTAAAACAGTTTCAAAATGCACTAGTTTGAATCATCTCAATCTTTCAAGAAACCATTTTTCTGGTGACCCGGGATTTTCCGGTGGAATCTGGGGATTGACAAGGCTTAGAACATTAGATCTTTCACATAATGATCTCTCTGGATTAGTACCAATTGGTGTTTCAGTTTTACAtcagttgaaagagtttttgttGCAAGGGAATCATTTCAGTGGGGATTTACCAGCTGATATTGGATTTTGTCCACATTTGAATAGATTAGATTTGAGTAATAATCAGTTCACAGGACAAATTCCAATGTCACTTCAAAAGGTGAATGTTCTTTCTTTTCTCAGTTTATCAAACAATTTGATAAATGGAGATTTCCCTCAATGGATAAGTAACATGAGCAGCTTGGAATACTTGGATTTTTCAGGCAATAGTTTACAAGGGGCATTGCCTGATTCAATAGGGAATTTGAAAATGTTGAAGTACTTGAGTTTATCTGGAAATAAATTGAGTGGGAACATTCCAAATTCTATGGTTTATTGTTCTAGTTTATCTACTATTCGGATAAAAGAAAATGCATTGACTGGTAGCATTCCTGAAGGATTGTTTGGTATAGGATTGGAAGAAGcagatttttcaagaaatgaGTTAACTGGTTCAATCCCTCCTGGTTCTGGTAAATTCTTTGAATCACTTCAAATTCTTGATCTATCAGGAAACAATCTTACTGGGAATATTCCAGctgaagtgggacttttctccAAGTTGAGATACTTGAATCTTTCTTGGAACAATTTTCAATCAAGATTGCCTCCTGAAGTTGGATACTTTCAGAATCTAACGGTGTTGGATCTTCGACACAGTGCTTTAGTTGGATCAATTCCAGGTGATATATGTGATTCTGGTAGCTTGGGAATTCTTCAACTTGATGGAAATTCATTCACTGGACCTATTCCTGATGAGATTGGAAATTGTTCATCCCTCTACTTATT GAGTTTGTCACATAATAATTTAAGTGGCTCAATACCAAGGTCCCTTTCAATGTTGAAGAAGCTCAAGATTTTGAAGCTGGAGTATAATCAATTGAGTGGTGAAATACCACAAGAACTTAGCAAGTTAGAAAATCTTCTGGCTGTTAATATATCCTACAACAGGCTCGTTGGACGCCTTCCAATGAGTAGTATATTCCAGAATTTAGATCAGAGTTCATTGGAAGGGAATTTGGGCATTTGTTCACCTTTATTGAAAGGTCCTTGTAAAATGAATGTGCCAAAGCCTTTGGTTCTTGATCCTTATGCTTATGGAAACCAGATGGGAGGTCAAAACCGGGACGATGGAACTTCAAGAAGCAATAGCAAAAGTTTCAAGCACCATAGGTTCCTCAGTGTTTCATCCATTGTTGCTATATCTGCTGCAGCTGTAATCGCGGTTGGAGTAATGATAATAACCTTACTAAATGCTTCTGTTCGAAGGAGGATCACATTCGTTGACAACGCCTTGGAAAGTATGTGctcaagttcttctaaatcAGGGAGCCTAGCCACTGGAAAGCTTGTGTTATTGGACACCAAATCATCCCCGGATTGGGCTAATAGCAGTCTTGAATCAATCCTAAACAAGGCATCTCAAATCGGTGAAGGTGTCTTCGGGACTGTTTACAAGGCTCCATTGGGAGGGGAAGGAAGAATAGTAGCAATCAAGAAGCTTGTAACATCAAAGATCCTCCAATATCCTGAGGACTTTGATAGAGAAGTTAGAGTTTTAGCAAAAGCAAGGCACCAAAATCTAATATCCTTAAGAGGGTATTACTGGACTCCTCAGCTGCAGCTTCTAGTATCAGATTATGCACCAGAAGGAAGTCTACAAGCCATACTACACGAAAGGCCTTCATCTTTGTCTTCCCCTCTCCTGTCTTGGTCCACTCGATTTAAGATTGTGCTCGGAACAGCCAAAGGACTAGCACATTTGCACCACGCGTTTAGGCCAGCAATCATACACTACAACATAAAGCCTAGCAACATCCTCCTTGATGAAAACTTCAACCCAAAAATATCAGATTTTGGGCTGGCAAGGCTAGTGACAAAGCTCGATAAGCACATGATAAGCAACAGGTTTCAAAGTGCACTAGGCTATGTAGCACCTGAATTGGCATGCCAGAGCTTAAGGGTGAACGAAAAGTGTGACGTTTATGGTTTTGGGATGTTGATTCTTGAAATTGTCACAGGGAGAAGGCCAGTTGAGTATGGAGAGGACAATGTGTTGATACTCAATGATCATGTGAGAGTGCTACTTGAGCAAGGCAACGTGTTGGAATGTGTTGATCCAAGCATGGATACTTATCCTGAAGAGGAAGTTTTGCCTGTTTTGAAGTTGGCATTGGTGTGCACTTCTCAAATACCATCAAGTAGGCCTTCAATGGCTGAAGTGGTTCAAATCTTGCAGGTCATCAAAACACCTGTTCCTCAAAGAATGGAAACATACTAA